ataaaacaattgcaaattgttttatttgtcaaaCTAGCCCTAAGAAACCTGTTTGATAAAAGTAACAAGAtgtatttgttttaaaaattgaggtagattactttttaatttaaaatgtgtgATGAAGTTACACCAAAGTTTGTGGTAGATAAAAAACAACCCCTAAAAGCCTTAGGTTGAAAACCACATTCTTCATCGAATGTCAATCCacaattgaaaaatcaaaaggtGGTGGGTGTTGATTCAAAGCCATCAAACATAGGCCAGTTTCTTCAACTCGAAGGTCCTTTATGACAAGACGTCCGAGTTAAATGGTCGCGACCTTGCATGGGTGTGAGAGACTGGGGAGATGAAACCGCAGCCGGCGTAGCCGGTAACTTCTGCAAACACAGGACCCAAAAGAAGCCCACAATGTCAGAAAGGTGGGTAGGTGGGAGACACCCCCAAAATCCCTTCCCCCCCCCTTCTAAAATGCAACTTGCTCTTTCATTCCACTTCTTTTGGGGCCGCTTTTAAGAGGAAGCGTGTTTAGAAAGCAAGTCAGATTCAATAAATAAACAAACTGACTAAATCAGCACTCTTGCTGAGCTGCttattgaaagatttagtgaataaaaaaatatctgcGGAAGACGTCGGACCGGTCATCCTAGCTTTATAAATTCTCAGGATATTATATCCAATTTAATTCTCTCTCGCGATGATATCCTCCCAAGACCCGACCGACCCCCTTTGCATTTCTTAGATTTTGGAGCACCAAAACCGGGAAAAGTCGGAAATCAGGAGGGGCTAAATGGAGAGAGCGTCTACAACGTGTCAGGCGTGTCCGTATAAATATCACTCTGTTTTTCCACACAGGCTCGTCAGAGGCAGGAGAGGAAAGGGCGGGTGGGCGGGAGAGGGAGGGtgggaagaagagagggaaggaggggaGGGGTCCTCACCGATCGAATCTTCTTGGTGCTGGGGAGCAatcttctttttcctatttgggGAGGGGTGGCATATCATTCTGTGGAAACCTGGGCAGGGTCTGCAAGATCCTATCTTCTCGGGATTTCCTGCATTCGTCCCAACCGAACGGATTCCGCTCTAGGGTTTATTTCCTCTTATCCGTTGGAGGATGTCTCTGTCTTCACTTCTTCCGGTCTTCGACCCGTGTCTCGGTCGGACGGTTACCTGTTGAGGTTCattcgatctgatttctttgtAAAATTGTCTtgctgttgtttctttttctatctGGGGTTGTAACTTTCGCACCCATTTTGGGAAttgactctctctttctctctctctctctctctctctgtgtgtgttgAAGGGTTATTTGGTGATTCTCTCCTGTGTTTTGTTTGGTTGGGGGTTTTCCTCTTGGGGGAAAAGAAGGCTCttgtattatttttcttctcgtATTCCCTTTATTTTAGTTTGTTGCTGCTTTCTGCATTTTCTTGGGTTATGGATGTTGGGGGAGGGTGTGCATCAGAGTTTTCCTGGTTGTGGTCTCGGAGTTGATCAGCTCGTGTGCCATCTCTGGCAAAGgagttttttataggaagatTGGTCTTCGCCTGAAGTGTATGAGTATTCTTTTCTTGTCTGCCCTTGTGAATTGTGACTTGGGAGTCCGGGAATCTTGTATCAGAGATTGCACCTTGAATGGTAAGATGGACGGGGATTCTTCGGAGGATGATGGACTGGGATTCAATGAGAAATCGGCTTTAGATTTGGGCAACGGTGAAGGGGTCAGCTCGAGTGCAATTGCAGACGAGGTTGTACCTGATAGAATGGTAACTGACGTACATAATGCCGTCGATGCATTCAATAGTCCCGACGTTCACGTCGATGGAATGAAACCTGCAACTAGATTagagatgacaaattttcaGTATAGCGGCAGTGAAGGATCGGATAGAGTTGCCGAACGCCGGGATGTTGGGCCATCTCGGGGTTTCGAGAGGCTTTGTTCTGCTTTTGTGAGTTCTGCCCTTTCGAGAGGGGAGGGGGGACCTGATTATGTGAATGTGCTCAGACAAATGGAGAAATCATTATTGAGAGCTCCATCTTCAATGATTGAGACAGAAAGGTTTTTTCTTGCACACGCCGACCGCAGTCAGTCTCGTGAGTCGCATAAATCTGTATGTATCGGGGAGGCCAACAGGGGATGTGATACAATGCAGCACAAGCGAGCAAAGATTCTTGAACATTCGCAGTAAGTTATCCGTACTTATATGCTGCTTTAGGTTGAATCAGTGAGTGTCTGGGAGAAGAGCTCATGTGGTTGGTTCCTTTTATTCGTCATGTATTTCTTGTTAAGAGACGTTCTATTATGCTACCATAATGGGAATGCTAAAACACCGTCCAAAACAATTGCACGAAAGTACCTCCATTTCCAGCACCTCCTAGAAAATCATGGGATTTCGAATCAATGTGACTTTTGCTATTTTGCACTACCACTTGCTGAACCTTTTGACGTTTTGTTGGCGTTGCTTGTATAGACAATTAGACATGCGAGAGGAGGGAAAAAAGTAAATGAGCCTGCATATAAAAGGAGAGAGGAATGCATATCTGAACTTGAAATGCAAAGTGATAGAGATAGTTGCAGCAAATAGGTGAATGCAACTATGCAAGATGTAGGATAATAATAAGATGCTATTATTTGTTTAGTTCTCCGTTGATATTTAACATGATACTCTGAATGTTTATAATTAATGGTTAATTGCCAAGATCCAACTAATTTTGGGCACAAACAATAGAGTTCAGGTAAGAGGAATACCCAAGGAAAAATAATTCTCACCATGTAAAAGGCCAGTTTTCTCTTATTGAACCTTCCTTTGCAAGGTTGAACgtgaaaaatgaagatgaagaattcTGTAGTATCACTTTATTCTTACCAAATGCATATCTTAATCCTGTGTGCGGTAAAAAGTTTTAGTAAAATATTGCATGAACATGTCTTTGTCTTTCTGCTTTACTGTAAGGTGTAAACGTTAGAACAGTTTGCATTGATTTctagagaatatatattgttcgCTTGTTTATTTTGGCTTGTGTTTCATGTTGCTGGATGTTACATGTAAATGAGTTTGTGATTTGACTTATAATTCTAATTCTGAGGAATGTCTTGTTCTGGCTTGTAGCTGTCTACAGCCTGGCAAGTTTATGCACAACAAATCTTCTACTAGTTAGCAAGATATTCGTGATTCCTGAGAGTGtgcagaaaggaaaagaacttATGGTTATGTGGACTATGTTGTTGGGACATTGCCTAGGCGTATGCGTAGCAATGCCTGGTCGCAACTCCACCTGAATCAGCTAAGTTCAAGTACTTAGGCGATGTGGAAAATCTACTGTTGGACGcaggtcttcttcttctcacgTCTCCAAGTTCTCTGACTCTCTCTCAAGAGCAGCGATGACCAAAGGCCCTAAACCCTATCCTTAAACCCTATCATGGAGGGAAAAAGGTCTTAAAAGCCCTAATCCTCTTTCCCTTTCCCATTTTTGctgttaaaaaggaaaaaaaaaggttcaaaagtgcccttcaaaattttttcttcacTAAAACTACCACTTTTAGAAATGAAATGGAGCATGTGCagttagttttaatttttttcaaaaaagtaccAACAGTGCCCCTGTTTGAGCGCAGGTTTAGACAgccacaaaaaatgtgttttattcaCTATTTTATCGTGATAAAAACaccatatttattttttggctatattttgaaaatatcatgatatttctctgtttttattgcttttcttgtttttatcatAAATATCATGATTgaaaatatcactatatttgtggctatgatatTGGGATAAGTCATACgtgttatatgtacatattagtATGTTTATGTTATGTACTTATCGTATAGTTGTATGTATGGTTAATTTGTTACACCTGTTATAagcttatatgtatatactattgtgttaaattgtattgtaatacaatttgttattcctgttatatgtatcgtaatacatgttatatgtatatagttaCATAGTATATACTGTTATGTGCAGCCTGTCAtacctgttatatagtattgcatcaacctattatatgtatatactattagCCTGTTatgtagtattgtgatacctgttatatgtatacattagtataGTTATGTGCTTATATGTATTATTGTTGttgtgtacttatatgtatactattatgtactGTTAGTCTTTTTTgttatgtctttctttaagtacagatggattaaagccttcttgcgGATTTGCATTCCTTCTTTtagagattagatttatttatttttttgtattagattacattaataagtaatgttaaacttcttctattgattttgcatattcaatgaaatcaacaattaacttttgattgtttaagttcTTGTTATATTACTTCTcttcacatttcaaatattagtaatactTAATCAAAATCACTTGCCATATTAActtaactaaaaaaataaaaaaaaatggtcaccTTTTTAGTCTTGGCTCGCCTAGGCCCACCTAGGCGCTGCCTGGGCGCCTTGATAACATAGGAGAAAATGCAAAGCTACATATGTAATTGGTGTGACTTATTGAAAATAAGTGCCTGTCTACGTGACACGGATACGTGGTTTTAGCACACATACCCGCTCTGATGCGCCTACACGCAGATACCGGTACGGGACATGGGTGGGGACAcgccaaaaaataaactattaatttaatattttttttccattttatcatttttttgtgatgcatctaattatttccatgaacaatcatttcaaatactcagcacttttgtgataaacaaactttcttacgagattgtaagagtgaactattaatttaatgtttttttttattttatcatttttgagaatataaaatttgccgtatccgcgtatccaaaattttcaaaattgccgtgtccATACCCGTATCGCCGTACCCGTATCGTatccgcacccatgtgacataggtgctTGTCATACTGGGTACACCATGCAGCCTTAAAGTACTCCATCAGTAGGTTCCACCTTAGATATGTATTTGTAATGATTTCTTATACTTAGCTTTATaggtttatattttgtttgtttgtaacCTATTTGTGGtgaaattatgttatttgtAGTTTCATGGGGAAAGGCTAATCTTGAGTTGGTTGTTCTGATAGAAGATTGTGTATGGTTTTTTGCTTATTGCAGTTTTAAGAATATTTGTTCCTAACACATAAAGGagatttatgatttttttttttgtctgcttCTGCAGCAAACTTTCTTGTTATCTCATCATTTAGATTTTTTGCTTTTAGGCATGTGATATAAGTTCTGTGGTGTAGATTGCAGTTTATGACCTTGTTATTCTGATGACTTATGAGTTTCTTAGGAGGATTCTAATGGGTAATTTGGTACTCATTTACAGGGAGTGCAATTATTCAGCTATGACATCTTCAGGGTCTGGAATGCCTGCATCACCATTAGATGCAGGTCAAAATCTTTCACATTGTATGTCTGTTTCAACTGAAACTGAAATGCATATGTTCCTGAACTCACCCTTTGACGAGACTAGAATCCACATGGGCTGTGGCCGTGCTGGAGGAAATGATGACGAAGATGAAAATGGTTGCTCCAAAGCAGAGGAGTACGAGGTCAAAATGGACCTTACTGATGATCTGTTGCACATGGTATGCTTTCTATATCTTCCAtgtcactttcttttttatacTTTGAGAACTGCAATTTTggttcattatttcatgaattaGGATTTTGATATGTGGCAGGTTTTTTCCTTTCTGGACCACATTAGTTTATGCTCTGCTGCTAGAGTATGTAGGCAGTGGAGAGCAGCTAGTGCCCATGAAGACTTCTGGAGACGTTTGGACTTCAGAAACCTGAACATTGCACCATTACAATGTAAGCTTGTTGATTGTTAGAATATGACACCTCTTGAATTTTCTGCATCTTTTTTGGTACCAAGTTCTACAACCTGTTTTACCTTGTTGGGTTATAGGTTTAATTGGTTCTTCATATTGTACGTCATGTTAGATAACTataagataaaatgataaaaatacacCCCCAAACTAGTTTGAAGGGTTCAGCTAGCTGATAATATTGTGTGTAAAGCTGCACCTTGGGACATAACGAAGTGTCAAAACAAGTTATttaacttattttcttttggGAACTGACAGTTGCATAAGTTTCTTAAAACTGAAACTTAAGTTAGACTTGAAAGGCATTCTTATACATCTAAAGTagaaaacgtgaaaaacaaaattacggCTGATTTTGTTCAAGAAAATTAATGCTTTCTTGATTTATTTCTGTGACAGCCTATGTCTGCCCTCAAAAATAAAACTCTCGAATTTTATGACCATAAAGTTGTTTAAAGACTCTAAGTAAGgcatacaaaatgaaaacttatGGCAGCCATTTATTGGGGGCAATATAAgtgttcaattttttattatatctaATAAAAGCTCATTTATAAGACTGGGCAGTAGGTCGGATCTGGATTGAAGCTCAACTCTTAGGGCCATTATAACCTGGTCCCAGCTGCTGGGTCAGTCCAGGTCATAGTTTTTGGTTCATGAGCCCTTGACAGGATCTCAGTTTGTGGTCATTTGGAAATTGTTAAGATTGTTAGATGCGTTGTTGTTTTGGTTGTATATTGGATTTATTGCATTGTTAAAATTGTTGGATCTAAGCTCATAACTAGATACTAAATGATCGCTTGATGAGACCAACTTTCTCATAACCTAATGAAAACAGTTTTTTCTTCAcgagttgaaagttgaaactgatCTGCAAGGGCTTTCTTCAAGCCCATCAGGACTTTCTCAGGTCTTGGCAGGTTGATCAACAGGCCAGCCTGGCCAGATCCAATGCACACCTTGTGCAGGCTGTTGGTGTCATATACTTGTTTAGTTTCTTATGTTTATGCAATTCATGTCTGTATGAAATCTTTCTCATAACCTAATGAAAACAGTTTTTTCTTCAcgagttgaaagttgaaactgatCTGCAAGGGCTTTCTTCAAGCCCATCAGGACTTTCTCAGGTCTTGGCAGGTTGATCAACAGGCCAGCCTGGCCAGATCCAATGCACACCTTGTGCAGGCTGTTGGTGTCATATACTTGTTTAGTTTCTTATGTTTATGCAATTCATGTCTGTATGAAATCTTTACTGTtattttgatttcttcttcttttttttaaatagttgtACTTTTATGTgatgttttaatatattaaaatattaaattgagATCTTCTACATTGTGGTATGTATCTAACTTTGGACCCGACTGATATGGGTTACCTTATgtgttttacaacattggtatTAATCATTTTGACGTGCAGTCGCTGATATGTGCAACCGATACCCCAATGTGACAGAAGTTGACATTTTTGGTACTCGTGCTGTGGAGACTCTTGCTCAGAAAGCATTGAACTCTCTTAGGTAGTTTTTACATATGATATTCCTTCTAGAGTAGCTTCTTTATCTTATGTCtgagcaatttttttcttgtataatGGTGCtaaaattttctgtttcttctgcAGGAGTTTGGAAGTTTTAACTTTAGGTAGAGGACATTTTGGAGATGCTTTCTTTCATGCTCTTATTGATTGTCCCTTTTTGAGCAACCTGGACATCTCAGAGTCCCTTCTTGGAAATGGTATTCAAGAAATCCCTGTTTGCCATGACAGGTTGCACCATCTTAGCATGACAAAATGTCGTGTATCCCGGCTTTCAATAAGGTCCAAGTATCATCTTGCTAAGTTAGTTGTATTGATGGCTTGCGGAATGTATTATATTTTTCCTGTTGTCTGAACTGTGGCATGTTGCAGGTGTCCTCAACTAGAAACTTTGTCTTTGAAGCGTACCAATATGACACATGCCATACTCAGTTGTCCACAATTAAAAGAATTAAACATAGCCTTCTGCAACAAACTTTCAGATGCTGGGATACGATCAATAGCGACATCTTGCACTATGTTGACATCCTTGGATATTTCAAATTGTTCTCCTGTTACTGATGAAACATTGCGAGAAATTGCGCTTGCATGCCCAAATCTTCATGTTCTTGATGCCTCCTATTGTCCCAATATCTCCTTGGAGGTTTGTACTTCTTGttattgtttcttcttttttgtatttgttcTGCTTATGTTGTTTCTGATATTTGAACCATGCTATTTTGGGAAGTCTGTTAGGCTGCCATTGCTTACGGATCTGAATCTGCGTAACTGTGAGGGTATTAACTCTGGTTCCATGACATCTTTATCATACTGCTATATGCTAGAGGTTGGTTGAATTCCTTCACTGTAAcaactaaattatttttctacttttatgaaggaaaataaaatggtgaattttctattttgtctttttttaataaaaacatttttaggAGTTGCAACTAGACTTCTGCTGGATTCTGACTTCGGTCAGTCTTGACTTGCCACGTCTGCGTAGCATCAGTCTTGTCCACTGCCGCAGGTATGTTACTGTGGTTCTTATTTTGT
Above is a window of Nymphaea colorata isolate Beijing-Zhang1983 chromosome 8, ASM883128v2, whole genome shotgun sequence DNA encoding:
- the LOC116258803 gene encoding F-box/LRR-repeat protein 15-like isoform X1 — translated: MSILFLSALVNCDLGVRESCIRDCTLNGKMDGDSSEDDGLGFNEKSALDLGNGEGVSSSAIADEVVPDRMVTDVHNAVDAFNSPDVHVDGMKPATRLEMTNFQYSGSEGSDRVAERRDVGPSRGFERLCSAFVSSALSRGEGGPDYVNVLRQMEKSLLRAPSSMIETERFFLAHADRSQSRESHKSVCIGEANRGCDTMQHKRAKILEHSQECNYSAMTSSGSGMPASPLDAGQNLSHCMSVSTETEMHMFLNSPFDETRIHMGCGRAGGNDDEDENGCSKAEEYEVKMDLTDDLLHMVFSFLDHISLCSAARVCRQWRAASAHEDFWRRLDFRNLNIAPLQFADMCNRYPNVTEVDIFGTRAVETLAQKALNSLRSLEVLTLGRGHFGDAFFHALIDCPFLSNLDISESLLGNGIQEIPVCHDRLHHLSMTKCRVSRLSIRCPQLETLSLKRTNMTHAILSCPQLKELNIAFCNKLSDAGIRSIATSCTMLTSLDISNCSPVTDETLREIALACPNLHVLDASYCPNISLESVRLPLLTDLNLRNCEGINSGSMTSLSYCYMLEELQLDFCWILTSVSLDLPRLRSISLVHCRRFVDLNLRCPSLSSITICNCPVLNRITITSNALQKLVLQKQESLASVHLQCQVLQEVDLSECESLKNSICDVFSDGGGCPMLKSLVLDSCESLTKVGLRSTSLISLSLVGCRGMKSLELCCPNLQHVFLDGCDHLEDASFCPVGLTSLNLGICPKLVKLQLEAPQMTILELKGCGVLSQAAINCPNLISLDASFCSQLQDDCLSATTASCPYVESLILMSCPSVGADGLSSLCRLPNLTLLDLSYTFLTNLQPVFDSCTQLEVLKLQACKYLVNSSLDALHKRGALPALRELDLSYGSICQSAIEELLSSCTNLTHVSLNGCANMHDLDWSSGVDQCFQLKSADESLHLPNALGNDIETSEEHVQTSEEHVRLLQNLNCVGCPNIKKVVIPSSACCVHLSSLNLSLSANLKEVNLSCCNLSFLNLSNCCSLEILVLDCPRLTSLLLQSCGIEEKVLEDAISHCNMLETLDIRFCPKITGVGNIRLVCPSLKRLFSSLWP